The following DNA comes from Apis cerana isolate GH-2021 linkage group LG14, AcerK_1.0, whole genome shotgun sequence.
GAATGGTGAAAAACGCAGAGTTTCGAAATCCTCCTCGGTGGAAGGAAGCGTGAAGATCGTTGTAAAGGGACCTGAAGTCGAGGAAGCAATCGTTCCAACTATTCTACATCCTCAGCCACCTAGAAGATCACCGCCTTGTTTGTCGGCTATCATGGCAGTAAGGCATTGTGACTTTATCGATCAAGAAGAGCCGTTCAATTCTCACGATGAAGATATAGAAGACGAAACGTTGGGCGATGGAAGTGACTCTCTCCTTAGCGCTTCTCGACTCAAGTACAACAGTAAGAACCAGACTTACGAGGAACGGATTAAAACCGAGGTCGATCATTTTCAGAAACAGTGTGATAGGAAAGAAACGGAGAATAACAATGATGGTAAGATGAAGAAAAGCTTCACCGATCTTCGACGCTTCGgtgaaaacgaaataaagGATAAGAAAACAATGAGGAATTATGAAACCTCGTGTAATGCGAAAAACAAAACGACGAATGACTCTAAATCGAACAACAGGCAATTGGACGGTGTATCCCAAAGacataattcgaaatatagaAGCgaagtggaaaaaagaaagcttCTTCGTAGATCGGCCAGTCACGATTACCTCGAATCAAGTGCTTCCAGTTCGCGATCGAAAAGATCCAATAAAAGCAGAATAGAAAGTCACATTAGGAAATTCGAGAGTCTGAATTCTTTCGACGAGCATCGAAGTCTCCAGAGTTATGAGAGACACGGTAGCTCGGAAAATCTAAGCAAGCAAGAACTTTTTGCAGAAGAGAATTCGAGGAATAGAATGCGCAGATCAGAATCCTTTCACCATGTATCTTATATCGCTAAAAAAGATCAGTGTTCCTCGCAAGGTGGAAGCGATAGTGGTTTATTTTATGTCACAGATTTCAATCTTGAACCTTTAATAACGCGAAAACCAAAATCCATCGAGGCGCCAAAATCTCCCAATCTATTAACCAAATCTTTGGATAGAATCGATGAAGGTTTGGATTCGATGATCGATATCGTGATCATGGAAGAGAAAAATCAAtggaattcgaataaatatcaatccAAAACGAAAAAGTCTCGAGAAGAAAGGACACTTGTTAGATCGAAATCGAATAGATTGGAAGAATCGAAAAGTTGTTGTGAATTTGAATCCaaggggaggagagaagaatcaaagaataaacatttgaaaaacgatgaattttattcCGGACATGTAAGCAATAAGCAATTAAGAAGTGATGAATTGTACGAAGAACAAAGAAATCGAGAATGGAATAAGCTAAATTCTTCAAGTAAAAACAACGAATTAGATTTTGATTGTACTCCAATGATTCTAATTAAGAATGGAGTGAGACACAATTCGTTCAGtcagaatgaaaatattggtaatagatttttaaataaatcaatggaTTCAGGGATTTTCGCTGGACGAACTTATGATACATTTGGATTAGGAAAAAGTCGATTTAATGCTGGAAAATATTCGGGAAatcaacaaataaaagaaagtccAATTGGAAGACGAAATACAGCTTCTTCTGCAAATGGAAATCGTGCAAAAGTTACTGATATTGTTTCAGggctttattaaaaataatctttaaataattaggaTTAGATCATCCAATCCTGTTCATATCCTCATAGTCTACGAGGTAttgtatatactatataatagaatatattcttGTATAGAAATCATTCTAAatgcttttcttcttttttttaatttttgaaaatatttcgtattttttttttttatatatatattcgatatatatatatatattaaaacataataattaagtttttaatttatctcaatTTGCGATTAagcgaatataatatttcagtgcaatgttattaaatattatgggCGAAGTTAacaatctaatttatattgtaattaacactattgataaatatttcaatatgatatagatagatattttGGTGATGGACCAATTATACAAATGTACCAATTGCAAAGTTTTTTATGTATGGACTgtgtaatatattc
Coding sequences within:
- the LOC107998710 gene encoding uncharacterized protein LOC107998710 isoform X2 translates to MAPNAEEELLVVKPWGPQPEKERLRPPTYNAEDYAIALRRWGRRPLGSVQDSQGTLPSTTSSSSGYASGSGEMTLRQFTSVSELLNKLRADLRLAFPSFVQEFASPPADGITLLLETLRGVQLAQSSPPSSGHTGPRVGTRRAALDELGCVECLAACTERCTDAPRLLVQAQPGLLALAVCLTSSLNRSRVLALQLLTKVCQTPGGHAVVSEAVSTLRLKYGEGGRFRFLAGALLAPRAAIALRVAGVSFLNAFLKSAPRTQTRLYIQAEACEAGLEPQVLQEWLKELDGREEDTLNDLLHKEVQKWSHNCVDVDALQRRVVRAEETCRILSKKVSALQTQLQQMQLEKLNNYNNLEDREKLTALGTKQSPKMSSNAEDEGISSSERSSSPENTKHQSRTNQKVNVSPDNDQETTIDDVIEELRIIVKDAEEEIGDKNREQNRIDHANPNFYNENSSKIKLHRTDSKVSLNNSETYIYDKVLKRDHQTDIKISMSNTGSNMSQSVIKGEQVTYFGNDRDYSIDSSSDKRTNGEKRRVSKSSSVEGSVKIVVKGPEVEEAIVPTILHPQPPRRSPPCLSAIMAVRHCDFIDQEEPFNSHDEDIEDETLGDGSDSLLSASRLKYNSKNQTYEERIKTEVDHFQKQCDRKETENNNDGKMKKSFTDLRRFGENEIKDKKTMRNYETSCNAKNKTTNDSKSNNRQLDGVSQRHNSKYRSEVEKRKLLRRSASHDYLESSASSSRSKRSNKSRIESHIRKFESLNSFDEHRSLQSYERHGSSENLSKQELFAEENSRNRMRRSESFHHVSYIAKKDQCSSQGGSDSGLFYVTDFNLEPLITRKPKSIEAPKSPNLLTKSLDRIDEGLDSMIDIVIMEEKNQWNSNKYQSKTKKSREERTLVRSKSNRLEESKSCCEFESKGRREESKNKHLKNDEFYSGHVSNKQLRSDELYEEQRNREWNKLNSSSKNNELDFDCTPMILIKNGVRHNSFSQNENIGNRFLNKSMDSGIFAGRTYDTFGLGKSRFNAGKYSGNQQIKESPIGRRNTASSANGNRAKVTDIVSGLY